One Streptomyces sp. RPA4-2 genomic window carries:
- a CDS encoding Lrp/AsnC family transcriptional regulator produces MVQAYILIQTEVGKASTVAETISKIPGVIQAEDVTGPYDVIVRAQADTVDDLGRMVVAKVQQVDGITRTLTCPVVHL; encoded by the coding sequence GTGGTACAGGCGTACATCCTGATCCAGACGGAGGTCGGCAAAGCGTCGACCGTCGCCGAAACGATCAGCAAGATCCCGGGGGTGATCCAGGCCGAGGACGTGACAGGACCGTACGACGTGATCGTGCGGGCCCAGGCCGACACCGTGGACGATCTCGGCCGCATGGTGGTCGCGAAAGTCCAGCAAGTGGATGGCATCACCCGCACCCTGACCTGCCCGGTGGTGCACCTCTAG
- a CDS encoding thiamine-phosphate kinase: protein MKGTVGELGEFGLIKELTSRLTTTPAVRVGPGDDAAVVAAPDRRVVASTDILLEGRHFRRDWSTAYDVGRKAAAQNLADIAAMGAVPTALLLGLVVPAELPATWPSELMDGLRDECQVAGAAVVGGDVVRGDTITIAITALGDLRNHEPVTRGGAQPGDVIAVTGWLGWSAAGHAVLSRGFRSPRAFVEAHRRPEPPYHAGPAAAGLGATAMCDVSDGLIADLGHIAEASKVRIDIRSGAIDIPSQMNDIGQAVGVDPIQWVLTGGEDHAIVAAFPPDVKLPARWKVIGEVLNPSALPQVTVDGAPWTSKGGWDHFGDIES from the coding sequence ATGAAGGGCACCGTGGGCGAGTTGGGGGAGTTCGGGCTCATCAAGGAGCTCACCTCGCGTCTGACCACCACCCCGGCGGTCCGGGTCGGCCCCGGCGACGACGCCGCGGTGGTGGCCGCGCCCGACCGCAGGGTCGTGGCGAGCACCGACATCCTCCTGGAGGGCCGGCACTTCCGCCGCGACTGGTCGACGGCGTACGACGTGGGGCGCAAGGCGGCCGCCCAGAACCTCGCGGACATCGCCGCGATGGGCGCCGTACCGACCGCGCTGCTGCTCGGTCTGGTCGTACCGGCCGAACTGCCGGCCACCTGGCCGTCCGAGCTGATGGACGGGCTGCGCGACGAGTGCCAGGTCGCGGGCGCGGCCGTGGTCGGCGGCGATGTCGTACGGGGAGACACCATCACCATCGCGATCACCGCGCTCGGCGATCTGCGCAACCACGAACCGGTGACCCGGGGCGGCGCACAGCCCGGCGACGTGATCGCCGTGACGGGCTGGCTGGGCTGGTCGGCGGCCGGACACGCGGTGCTCTCCCGCGGCTTCCGTTCGCCGCGGGCCTTCGTCGAGGCGCACCGGCGCCCCGAACCGCCGTACCACGCGGGTCCCGCGGCCGCCGGGCTCGGCGCGACGGCGATGTGCGACGTGAGCGACGGGCTGATCGCCGACCTGGGGCACATCGCCGAGGCGAGCAAGGTCAGGATCGACATCCGCTCGGGCGCCATCGACATCCCGTCGCAGATGAACGACATCGGCCAGGCCGTCGGCGTCGACCCGATCCAGTGGGTGCTCACCGGCGGCGAGGACCACGCGATCGTCGCGGCCTTCCCGCCGGACGTGAAGCTGCCCGCGCGCTGGAAGGTGATCGGCGAGGTCCTCAACCCCTCCGCGCTGCCGCAGGTCACGGTGGACGGCGCACCGTGGACCAGCAAGGGCGGCTGGGACCACTTCGGCGACATCGAGTCGTGA
- a CDS encoding DUF3515 domain-containing protein, giving the protein MNSSRHRHTTLLGLPVLALLISATGCSSADDGASAVVPGPDAKVSALCQNLDKVLPKKVDDLDRNDPEPRSALTAGWGSPAIILRCGVERPSKMSDEDALSGEVNGVGWLMEKQSDGAYRFTSSLRRAYVEVSVPKKWAERDGSAALVDLAASIKKAIPAGIAD; this is encoded by the coding sequence GTGAACTCTTCCCGTCACCGGCACACCACTCTTCTCGGGCTGCCCGTTCTCGCCCTGCTGATCTCCGCCACGGGCTGCTCCTCAGCAGACGACGGCGCCTCGGCCGTGGTTCCCGGTCCGGACGCGAAGGTCTCCGCGCTGTGCCAGAACCTGGACAAGGTGCTGCCGAAGAAGGTGGACGACCTCGACCGGAACGATCCCGAGCCCCGGTCCGCGCTGACCGCGGGCTGGGGAAGCCCGGCGATCATACTGCGCTGCGGTGTCGAACGACCCTCGAAGATGAGCGACGAGGACGCGCTCAGCGGCGAGGTGAACGGCGTCGGCTGGCTGATGGAGAAGCAAAGCGACGGGGCGTACCGCTTCACCAGCAGCCTGCGCCGGGCGTACGTCGAGGTCAGCGTGCCGAAGAAGTGGGCCGAGCGGGACGGTTCGGCCGCGCTCGTCGATCTGGCGGCGTCCATCAAGAAGGCGATCCCCGCGGGGATCGCCGACTGA
- a CDS encoding D-alanine--D-alanine ligase family protein, with translation MSTENLPQSPEQAPRKPRVAVVFGGRSSEHGISVVTAGAVLRAIDRTKYDVLPIGITLDGRWALTADEPERMAIVDRQQPSVDLLAESDEGAVILPVDPSNREVVYSEPGSVPKALGEVDVVFPVLHGPYGEDGTLQGLLELSGVPYVGSGVLASAVGQDKEYMKRVFTSFGLKVGPYTVIRPREWELDPAGARKRIAEFAGEHGWPLFIKPARAGSSFGITKVDSFEGLEEAFEEARRHDPKIIVEALLRGREIECGVLEFEDGPRASVPAEIPPVQSHDFYDFEAKYIDSAPGIVPAPLTEEQTAEVRRLAVEAFDAASCEGLVRADFFLTEDGEFVINEINTMPGFTPISMYPRMWEETGVGYPELVDLLVQAALRRSTGLR, from the coding sequence ATGAGCACCGAGAACCTCCCCCAGAGCCCTGAGCAGGCGCCTCGCAAGCCGCGCGTGGCCGTCGTCTTCGGCGGGCGCAGCTCCGAACACGGGATCTCCGTGGTCACGGCCGGCGCCGTCCTGCGCGCCATCGACCGTACGAAGTACGACGTCCTGCCGATCGGCATCACCCTGGACGGCCGTTGGGCGCTCACCGCCGACGAGCCGGAGCGGATGGCCATCGTCGACCGGCAGCAGCCCAGCGTGGACCTCCTCGCGGAGTCGGACGAGGGCGCCGTGATCCTGCCCGTCGACCCGTCCAACCGCGAAGTCGTCTACAGCGAGCCCGGATCCGTCCCCAAGGCCCTGGGCGAGGTCGACGTCGTCTTCCCCGTGCTGCACGGCCCGTACGGCGAGGACGGCACGCTCCAGGGCCTCCTGGAGCTCTCCGGGGTCCCGTACGTCGGCTCGGGCGTGCTCGCCTCGGCCGTCGGCCAGGACAAGGAGTACATGAAGCGGGTCTTCACCTCCTTCGGGCTGAAGGTGGGCCCGTACACGGTGATCCGTCCCCGGGAGTGGGAGCTCGACCCGGCCGGCGCCCGCAAGCGGATCGCGGAGTTCGCGGGGGAGCACGGCTGGCCGCTGTTCATCAAGCCCGCCCGCGCCGGCTCCTCGTTCGGCATCACCAAGGTCGACTCCTTCGAAGGTCTCGAGGAGGCCTTCGAGGAGGCCCGGCGCCACGACCCGAAGATCATCGTGGAGGCGCTGCTGCGCGGCCGTGAGATCGAGTGCGGGGTCCTCGAGTTCGAGGACGGCCCGCGCGCCAGCGTGCCGGCCGAGATCCCGCCGGTGCAGTCCCACGACTTCTACGACTTCGAGGCGAAGTACATCGACTCGGCCCCGGGCATCGTGCCCGCGCCGCTCACCGAGGAGCAGACCGCCGAGGTGCGGCGCCTGGCGGTCGAGGCCTTCGACGCGGCGTCGTGCGAGGGTCTCGTCCGCGCGGACTTCTTCCTCACCGAGGACGGTGAGTTCGTGATCAACGAGATCAACACGATGCCGGGCTTCACGCCGATCTCCATGTACCCGCGGATGTGGGAGGAGACCGGGGTCGGCTACCCGGAGCTGGTCGACCTCCTGGTGCAGGCGGCGCTGCGGCGCTCCACGGGCCTGCGCTAG
- a CDS encoding NAD(P)H-dependent glycerol-3-phosphate dehydrogenase, with amino-acid sequence MSKPVKAAVFGSGSWGTAFGMVLADAGCEVTLWGRRAELAEAVNSTHTNPDYLPGVELPGNLRATTDAAEAARDADFTVLAVPSQTLRANLAGWVALLEPDTVLVSLMKGVELGSAMRMSEVIEDVAKVGADRVAVVTGPNLAREIAARMPAAAVVACTSEAVAQRLQAACHTPYFRPYTNTDVVGCELGGAVKNVIGLAVGIADGMGLGDNAKGSLITRGLAETTRLGLVMGADPLTFSGLAGLGDLVATCSSPLSRNHTFGTNLGRGMTLQETIAVTKQTAEGVKSCESVLDLARRHGVDMPITETVVGIVHEGKPPVVALKELMSRSAKPERR; translated from the coding sequence GTGAGCAAGCCCGTCAAGGCGGCCGTCTTCGGGTCCGGGTCGTGGGGTACGGCCTTCGGCATGGTGCTCGCCGACGCGGGGTGCGAGGTCACCCTGTGGGGGCGGCGCGCGGAACTCGCCGAAGCGGTCAACTCCACGCACACGAACCCGGACTACCTGCCGGGCGTCGAACTCCCCGGGAACCTGCGGGCCACCACCGACGCCGCCGAGGCCGCGCGCGACGCCGACTTCACCGTGCTCGCGGTGCCCTCGCAGACCCTGCGCGCCAACCTCGCCGGCTGGGTGGCGCTGCTGGAGCCGGACACCGTGCTCGTCTCCCTCATGAAGGGCGTCGAACTCGGCTCCGCCATGCGGATGAGCGAAGTGATCGAGGACGTCGCCAAGGTCGGCGCCGACCGCGTCGCCGTGGTCACCGGGCCCAACCTCGCGCGGGAGATCGCCGCCCGGATGCCGGCCGCCGCCGTCGTCGCCTGCACCTCCGAAGCGGTCGCCCAGCGCCTCCAGGCCGCCTGCCACACCCCGTACTTCCGCCCGTACACCAACACCGACGTGGTGGGCTGCGAACTCGGCGGCGCGGTCAAGAACGTCATCGGTCTCGCCGTCGGCATCGCGGACGGGATGGGCCTCGGGGACAACGCCAAGGGCTCGCTCATCACGCGCGGGCTGGCCGAGACCACCCGGCTCGGGCTCGTCATGGGCGCCGACCCGCTGACCTTCTCCGGACTGGCGGGCCTCGGTGACCTGGTGGCCACCTGCTCGTCGCCCCTCTCGCGCAACCACACCTTCGGCACCAACCTCGGCAGGGGCATGACCCTGCAGGAGACCATCGCGGTCACCAAGCAGACCGCCGAGGGCGTCAAGTCCTGTGAGTCCGTGCTGGATCTGGCCCGCCGGCACGGTGTCGACATGCCCATCACCGAGACGGTCGTCGGCATCGTCCACGAGGGCAAGCCGCCGGTCGTCGCGCTCAAGGAACTGATGTCGCGCAGCGCGAAGCCCGAACGCCGCTGA
- a CDS encoding 1-acyl-sn-glycerol-3-phosphate acyltransferase: MPRRRIGFWYRFAAVLCKPPLVVLIKRDWRGMENIPAEGGFITAVNHNSHVDPFAYAHYQYNTGRVPRFLAKAGLFRKGFVGAAMRGTGQIPVYRESTDALSAFRAAIDAVERGECVAFYPEGTLTRDPDGWPMTGKTGAARVALQTKCPVIPVAQWGANELLPPYAKKPNLLPRKTHQVLAGPPVDLSRFYDREMSPDLLKEATEVIMAAVTALLEEIRGEKAPETPYDPRQVRIEQRRRTAAQEKAQAQAQAQARIHAQGTAQVQAQREEGQGT; encoded by the coding sequence GTGCCCCGCCGCAGAATCGGCTTCTGGTACCGCTTCGCAGCGGTTCTCTGCAAACCGCCGCTCGTGGTTCTGATCAAGCGGGACTGGCGCGGAATGGAGAACATTCCGGCCGAGGGCGGATTTATCACCGCGGTGAACCACAATTCGCATGTGGACCCGTTCGCGTATGCCCACTATCAGTACAACACCGGGCGTGTTCCGCGTTTCCTGGCCAAGGCCGGGCTTTTCAGGAAGGGATTCGTGGGGGCCGCGATGCGCGGCACCGGACAGATCCCCGTCTACCGCGAGAGCACCGACGCGCTGAGCGCCTTCCGGGCCGCGATCGACGCCGTGGAGCGCGGCGAATGTGTCGCCTTCTACCCCGAGGGCACCCTCACACGTGACCCCGACGGCTGGCCGATGACCGGCAAGACCGGCGCCGCGCGGGTCGCCCTGCAGACCAAGTGCCCGGTGATCCCGGTCGCCCAGTGGGGCGCCAACGAACTGCTGCCGCCGTACGCCAAGAAGCCCAACCTCCTTCCGCGCAAGACCCACCAGGTACTCGCGGGTCCCCCCGTGGACCTCTCGCGCTTCTACGACCGGGAGATGAGCCCGGACCTCCTCAAGGAGGCCACCGAGGTCATCATGGCCGCCGTGACCGCGCTGCTGGAGGAGATCCGCGGCGAGAAGGCGCCCGAGACGCCCTACGACCCGCGTCAGGTGCGGATCGAGCAGCGCCGCCGCACCGCGGCCCAGGAGAAGGCCCAGGCGCAGGCCCAGGCCCAGGCCCGGATCCACGCCCAGGGAACGGCGCAGGTGCAGGCACAGCGGGAAGAGGGGCAGGGCACGTGA
- the rpmB gene encoding 50S ribosomal protein L28 yields the protein MAANCDVCGKGPGFGNNISHSHRRTSRRWNPNIQRVRTVVSGTPKRVNACTSCIKAGKVTR from the coding sequence GTGGCTGCCAACTGCGACGTCTGCGGCAAGGGGCCGGGCTTCGGCAACAACATCTCGCACTCGCACCGCCGTACGTCCCGCCGCTGGAACCCCAACATCCAGCGTGTACGTACCGTGGTGAGCGGGACGCCGAAGCGCGTGAACGCTTGCACCTCGTGCATCAAGGCCGGCAAGGTGACGCGCTGA